In Bradyrhizobium sp. 1(2017), one DNA window encodes the following:
- a CDS encoding DUF927 domain-containing protein, whose amino-acid sequence MGDGLPARCEQYFAGKHLVILADNDDEGSDHADAKAALAFGVVESIRVVRFPELEKKQDVSDWFEAGRSFQDLEEKARATEEWKPSTEEPSQEEDVQARAEKKKSALPVGYSFSDRGLMWSNPDDLDKPAILVAGHFDVVAETRDTDGASWGVLLRWRDHDGREHQFALPRATLAGDGSEARRILMDGGFFISPSNTARNLFNSFLLQVRSPKRARATQRVGWHGNSFVMPDECFAVDDRDLLLLQSASAHEHPFRQAGSLESWQQNVARYAVGNSRLVLALSAAFAGPLVGPCAAEGGGVHFKGASSTGKSTALHVAGSVWGGGDTNGYIRSWRSTANGLEGVSLAHCDTLLCLDELSQLAAKDAGEAAYMLANGSGKSRSTRDGSARRAAKWRVLFLSSGEIGLSDKVAEDGRGKRLAAGQQIRIVDVSADAGAGMGMFEQLHGFTSADALAVHLKTATQQHYGVASRQYLDAIVPHIEEIRKTVKDVVKSFCDTYVPAGADGQVGRVAQRFGLIAAGGEIATLYEILPWSRGGAVKAAALCFEQWLAARGGHEAAETAAGMEQVRTFLLKDGMSRFIPAWEDNAPKGMQARDVAGFREQMGDGWDFYVTTTAWKEICAGLDPRRVAATLRQKGYIEGEGSHMAKSVRVPEYGKMRLYHIRSTFLEDANEA is encoded by the coding sequence GTGGGCGATGGGCTGCCGGCGCGTTGCGAGCAGTACTTCGCGGGCAAGCATCTCGTGATCCTGGCCGACAACGATGACGAGGGATCGGATCACGCCGATGCAAAGGCGGCCCTCGCATTCGGCGTCGTCGAGAGCATCCGTGTCGTGCGGTTCCCAGAGCTGGAAAAGAAGCAGGACGTGTCCGACTGGTTCGAAGCCGGGCGCTCATTCCAGGATCTCGAGGAGAAGGCTCGGGCGACTGAGGAATGGAAGCCCTCAACGGAAGAGCCGAGCCAGGAGGAGGACGTTCAGGCCCGGGCCGAGAAGAAGAAGTCCGCCCTGCCGGTGGGCTACAGCTTCTCTGACCGGGGACTGATGTGGAGCAATCCGGACGATCTGGACAAGCCTGCGATCTTGGTAGCCGGCCACTTCGACGTCGTGGCGGAGACCCGTGACACGGATGGCGCAAGCTGGGGCGTGTTGTTGCGCTGGCGCGATCACGATGGTCGCGAGCACCAATTCGCGCTGCCGCGGGCGACCTTGGCTGGAGACGGCTCGGAGGCGCGTCGGATCCTGATGGATGGCGGGTTCTTCATCTCGCCCAGCAACACCGCTCGCAACCTGTTCAACTCATTCTTGCTTCAGGTGAGATCGCCGAAGCGGGCCAGGGCTACCCAGCGGGTGGGCTGGCACGGCAACTCGTTCGTCATGCCGGATGAGTGCTTCGCCGTTGACGATCGAGACCTCTTGCTGCTGCAGAGCGCGTCTGCCCACGAACACCCGTTCCGGCAGGCAGGCAGCCTGGAGAGCTGGCAACAGAACGTTGCTCGGTACGCCGTCGGTAACAGTCGGCTCGTGCTGGCGCTGTCGGCGGCCTTTGCCGGACCGCTGGTCGGCCCCTGCGCGGCCGAGGGTGGTGGCGTCCACTTCAAGGGCGCCTCATCCACGGGCAAGAGCACGGCCTTGCATGTCGCCGGCAGCGTCTGGGGCGGCGGCGATACCAATGGCTACATCCGCTCATGGCGATCGACGGCCAACGGCCTGGAGGGCGTCTCACTGGCGCACTGCGACACGCTGCTGTGCCTGGACGAGCTGTCCCAGCTGGCGGCGAAGGATGCCGGCGAAGCCGCCTACATGCTCGCGAACGGCTCGGGTAAGTCCCGCAGCACACGCGACGGCTCGGCCCGTCGGGCGGCGAAGTGGCGTGTCCTCTTCCTGTCGTCGGGTGAAATCGGCCTCTCCGACAAGGTGGCTGAGGATGGCCGCGGCAAGCGTCTGGCAGCCGGTCAGCAGATCCGGATCGTGGATGTGTCGGCAGATGCCGGCGCCGGGATGGGGATGTTCGAACAGCTGCACGGGTTCACCTCAGCGGACGCCCTCGCTGTTCACCTGAAGACCGCAACCCAACAGCACTACGGCGTCGCCTCCAGACAATACCTCGACGCCATCGTTCCGCACATCGAAGAGATCCGGAAGACCGTGAAGGATGTCGTGAAGAGCTTCTGCGACACCTATGTGCCGGCAGGAGCAGACGGGCAGGTTGGCCGCGTGGCTCAGCGGTTCGGGCTCATCGCTGCCGGCGGCGAGATCGCGACGCTGTACGAGATCTTGCCCTGGTCGCGAGGAGGCGCCGTGAAGGCAGCCGCCCTGTGCTTCGAGCAGTGGCTCGCAGCGCGCGGTGGGCATGAAGCGGCGGAGACGGCGGCCGGAATGGAGCAGGTGAGAACCTTCCTGCTGAAGGACGGTATGTCTCGCTTCATCCCGGCATGGGAGGACAACGCCCCCAAGGGGATGCAAGCTCGCGACGTCGCCGGCTTCAGAGAGCAGATGGGCGATGGTTGGGACTTCTACGTCACCACCACGGCATGGAAGGAAATCTGCGCCGGGCTCGACCCGCGGCGCGTAGCAGCGACGCTGAGGCAGAAGGGCTACATCGAGGGCGAAGGCTCCCACATGGCCAAGTCAGTTCGCGTCCCCGAGTACGGGAAGATGCGGCTCTACCACATCCGCTCGACGTTCCTGGAGGATGCAAATGAAGCATGA
- a CDS encoding recombinase family protein — MNKHVFRNSIPKQSNATKRAATYYRVSTGRQLTTEASIPSQRKITASFCDQNSYLIVDEFVEAKTATDDRRPVLQEMIDRACASDHPYDAIVFYAFNRFFRNVAEMELTIRKLRKHGVEVVSVTQPTGDDPSQILVRQIIGAFDEHTSREISKNTKRAMLESARQGFWNGATPPLGYKIVEAERRGQKIKKKLDTDPVEAETVRLIFKLYLDGDGTTGPLGVKETTKWLNSHG; from the coding sequence ATGAACAAGCACGTTTTTCGCAATTCGATCCCGAAGCAATCAAACGCAACGAAGCGCGCCGCCACGTATTATAGAGTTAGCACGGGCCGACAACTCACCACCGAAGCCAGCATCCCGAGCCAACGAAAAATCACGGCCAGTTTCTGTGATCAGAACAGCTATTTGATCGTCGATGAATTCGTCGAAGCGAAGACCGCGACCGACGATCGCAGGCCCGTGCTGCAGGAGATGATCGACCGCGCTTGCGCATCTGATCATCCGTACGACGCGATCGTTTTTTACGCCTTCAATCGATTTTTCCGCAACGTCGCCGAAATGGAGCTGACGATCCGGAAACTACGCAAGCACGGCGTCGAAGTGGTTTCGGTCACGCAACCTACCGGCGACGATCCTAGCCAAATTCTCGTGCGACAGATCATTGGAGCGTTCGACGAGCACACCTCACGCGAAATTTCTAAAAATACGAAACGAGCAATGTTGGAGTCGGCGCGGCAGGGATTCTGGAATGGGGCAACGCCTCCGCTCGGGTACAAGATCGTTGAAGCGGAGCGACGCGGTCAGAAGATCAAGAAGAAGCTCGATACCGATCCGGTGGAAGCTGAAACCGTCAGGCTGATCTTCAAGCTGTACTTGGACGGGGATGGCACAACCGGCCCGCTCGGCGTGAAGGAAACGACGAAGTGGCTGAACAGCCACGGCTAA
- a CDS encoding response regulator transcription factor, with the protein MTITENLLTTLTEREHQIARLVSQGLSNKGIGRLPNVTDGTIKVHLHNIFQKLEISNRTMLAIFAQRSLGSPENKLRCPPV; encoded by the coding sequence ATGACGATCACGGAGAACCTGCTTACCACCCTGACGGAGCGTGAGCACCAGATCGCGCGCTTGGTGTCCCAAGGGTTATCGAACAAAGGAATTGGGCGACTGCCGAATGTCACCGATGGCACCATTAAAGTACATCTTCATAACATCTTCCAGAAGCTCGAAATCAGTAACCGGACGATGCTCGCGATTTTCGCACAACGATCGCTCGGATCCCCCGAGAACAAGCTGCGCTGCCCACCTGTTTAG
- a CDS encoding DUF1488 family protein: MRFWGYDSALEASFFIEEDALRRLQPDAHLNESGFLNAFDSNRDVICAAAARVYVRGSRGSYDLVAANF, translated from the coding sequence GTGCGTTTCTGGGGATACGATAGCGCGCTAGAGGCATCGTTTTTCATAGAGGAAGACGCGCTGAGGCGACTTCAACCCGACGCTCACCTCAATGAATCGGGTTTCCTGAACGCATTCGATTCCAATCGTGATGTGATATGTGCCGCCGCTGCCAGGGTGTACGTCCGCGGCAGCAGGGGTTCCTACGATCTGGTCGCCGCAAATTTTTGA
- the groL gene encoding chaperonin GroEL (60 kDa chaperone family; promotes refolding of misfolded polypeptides especially under stressful conditions; forms two stacked rings of heptamers to form a barrel-shaped 14mer; ends can be capped by GroES; misfolded proteins enter the barrel where they are refolded when GroES binds): protein MSSKEVKFGVDARDRMLRGVDILNNAVKVTLGPKGRNVVLDKSFGAPRITKDGVTVAKEIELEDKFENMGAQMVREVASKSADAAGDGTTTATVLAAAIVREGAKAVAAGMNPMDLKRGIDLAVEAVVADLQKNSKKVTSNDEIAQVGTISANGDAEIGKFLSDAMKKVGNEGVITVEEAKSLETELEVVEGMQFDRGYISPYFVTNADKMRVEMDDAYILIYEKKLSSLNELLPLLEAIVQSGKPIVIIAEDVEGEALATLVVNRLRGGLKVAAVKAPGFGDRRKAMLQDIAILTGGQAISEDLGIKLENVTLNMLGRAKKVMIDKENTTIVNGAGKKADIEARVAQIKAQIEETTSDYDREKLQERLAKLAGGVAVIRVGGATEVEVRERKDRVDDAMHATRAAVEEGIVPGGGVALLRASEHLKGLRTKNDDQKTGVEIVRKALSAPARQIAINAGEDGSVIVGKILEKEQYSYGFDSQTGEYGNLVAKGIIDPTKVVRVAIQNAASVAALLITTEAMVAEVPKRNAGGGVPAGGGGMGGMGGMDF from the coding sequence ATGTCGTCCAAAGAAGTTAAATTCGGCGTCGATGCCCGCGACAGAATGTTGCGTGGTGTCGACATTCTCAACAATGCGGTCAAGGTCACGCTCGGTCCCAAAGGCCGGAACGTGGTTCTCGACAAGTCGTTCGGCGCCCCCCGCATCACCAAGGACGGCGTCACCGTCGCCAAGGAGATCGAGCTCGAGGACAAGTTCGAGAACATGGGCGCGCAGATGGTGCGCGAGGTTGCCTCCAAGTCGGCGGATGCGGCCGGCGACGGCACCACCACCGCGACCGTGCTCGCAGCTGCGATCGTCCGTGAAGGCGCGAAGGCGGTTGCCGCCGGCATGAACCCGATGGATCTGAAGCGCGGTATCGACCTCGCGGTCGAAGCCGTCGTGGCGGACCTCCAGAAGAACTCGAAGAAGGTCACCTCGAACGACGAGATCGCCCAGGTCGGCACCATCTCGGCCAACGGCGATGCCGAGATCGGCAAGTTCCTCTCGGATGCCATGAAGAAGGTCGGCAACGAGGGCGTCATCACCGTCGAAGAAGCCAAATCGCTCGAGACTGAACTCGAGGTCGTCGAGGGCATGCAGTTCGACCGCGGCTACATCTCGCCCTACTTCGTCACCAACGCCGACAAGATGCGCGTTGAAATGGACGACGCCTATATCTTGATCTACGAGAAAAAACTTTCCAGCCTGAACGAACTGCTTCCGCTGCTGGAAGCAATCGTACAGAGCGGCAAGCCGATTGTTATCATCGCAGAAGACGTGGAAGGCGAGGCGCTTGCCACGCTCGTTGTCAACCGTCTGCGCGGTGGCCTGAAGGTTGCGGCCGTCAAGGCGCCGGGCTTCGGCGATCGCCGCAAGGCCATGCTCCAGGACATCGCGATCCTGACCGGCGGTCAGGCCATCTCGGAAGACCTCGGCATCAAGCTCGAGAATGTCACGCTCAACATGCTCGGTCGCGCCAAGAAGGTGATGATCGACAAGGAGAACACCACGATCGTCAACGGCGCCGGCAAGAAGGCCGACATCGAGGCGCGCGTGGCCCAGATCAAGGCGCAGATCGAGGAGACCACCTCGGACTACGACCGTGAGAAGCTGCAGGAGCGTCTCGCCAAGCTCGCTGGCGGCGTTGCGGTGATCCGCGTCGGCGGCGCGACCGAGGTCGAGGTGAGGGAGCGCAAGGATCGCGTTGATGACGCGATGCATGCGACCCGTGCGGCGGTCGAGGAAGGCATCGTGCCGGGCGGCGGCGTCGCCTTGCTGCGTGCCTCCGAGCATCTAAAGGGGCTGCGCACCAAGAACGATGACCAGAAGACCGGCGTCGAGATCGTGCGCAAGGCGCTGTCCGCGCCGGCCCGCCAGATCGCGATCAACGCCGGTGAAGACGGCTCGGTCATCGTCGGCAAGATCCTGGAAAAGGAGCAGTACTCCTACGGCTTCGACTCGCAGACCGGTGAGTATGGCAACTTGGTCGCCAAGGGCATCATCGACCCGACCAAGGTGGTTCGCGTGGCGATCCAGAACGCAGCCTCGGTTGCGGCTCTCCTGATCACCACTGAAGCCATGGTGGCCGAGGTGCCGAAGAGGAACGCCGGCGGCGGTGTGCCTGCGGGTGGCGGCGGCATGGGAGGCATGGGGGGTATGGACTTCTAA
- a CDS encoding Crp/Fnr family transcriptional regulator, whose product MVKAAKDLFDPSAFLAKVGAGKSISKFGKGQNVFAQGDVADAVFYIQEGKIKLTVVSDQGKEAVVGILEPGQFFGEGCLNGHPLRIATTTAMEPCIITRISKTAMIAALEGKPKFSQLFMAYLLARNSRIEEDLIDQLFNSSEKRLARLLLLLANFGKEASSQPIGVTISQETLAEMIGATRSRVSFFMNKFRKLGFISYNGKIEVHSSLLNAVLRDKSEIDRKD is encoded by the coding sequence TTGGTGAAAGCGGCGAAGGACTTGTTTGATCCCAGCGCCTTCCTTGCCAAGGTCGGGGCCGGAAAATCGATTTCTAAATTTGGCAAAGGTCAGAACGTGTTCGCACAGGGAGATGTCGCGGATGCGGTGTTCTACATTCAAGAGGGAAAGATCAAGCTCACGGTCGTTTCGGACCAAGGTAAGGAAGCGGTCGTCGGAATTCTGGAGCCGGGACAATTCTTTGGCGAGGGCTGCCTCAATGGTCATCCATTGCGTATTGCCACGACTACGGCAATGGAGCCCTGTATCATCACGAGAATATCGAAGACCGCCATGATTGCAGCGCTCGAAGGCAAGCCGAAGTTCTCTCAGTTGTTCATGGCATATTTGCTCGCGCGCAATAGCCGGATTGAAGAAGACCTGATCGACCAACTCTTCAATTCGAGCGAGAAACGCTTGGCGCGCCTGCTGCTTCTGCTGGCGAATTTCGGCAAGGAAGCCAGCTCGCAACCCATAGGCGTCACTATCAGCCAGGAAACGCTGGCCGAAATGATCGGTGCGACCCGATCACGGGTGAGCTTCTTCATGAACAAGTTCCGCAAGCTTGGCTTCATCAGCTACAATGGAAAGATCGAGGTTCATAGCTCGCTTCTGAACGCGGTGCTGCGCGACAAATCCGAGATAGACCGGAAGGATTGA
- a CDS encoding DUF2061 domain-containing protein — protein MFIRTRDSHFRSLVKAVSWRITGSIDTFVLSLIFTGSVKVAGSIAGAEAITKMILYYLHERAWSAIRWNQQGQTGGGPSSP, from the coding sequence ATGTTCATTCGGACGCGAGATTCCCATTTTCGCTCCTTGGTCAAAGCTGTCAGCTGGAGGATCACCGGTAGTATCGACACCTTCGTGCTGAGTCTTATCTTCACCGGTAGCGTCAAGGTTGCAGGTTCGATCGCCGGTGCTGAGGCCATTACGAAAATGATCCTCTACTATCTGCACGAAAGAGCCTGGTCCGCTATTCGCTGGAACCAGCAGGGACAAACTGGCGGCGGCCCCAGTTCGCCCTGA
- a CDS encoding signal transduction histidine kinase, whose product MSLTQFSVDDGPHSMDGLRLFAQDGTERVEAFVGRKVMDVWAKSTEHHGGRQSLFRDQYNALGKLNLAAIQRIVSAKYQRGAAFNRQHPFIEVLFSDIAESGEALDLSQLVREVLPPAFHRLA is encoded by the coding sequence ATGTCACTTACACAGTTTAGCGTCGATGACGGCCCCCATAGTATGGATGGGCTACGGCTTTTTGCTCAGGATGGAACTGAACGCGTCGAGGCGTTCGTCGGCCGCAAAGTGATGGACGTCTGGGCCAAATCTACCGAGCACCATGGCGGACGGCAAAGTCTGTTCCGCGATCAATACAATGCGCTCGGAAAGCTAAATCTTGCGGCGATCCAACGGATTGTGAGCGCGAAATACCAGCGAGGGGCTGCATTCAACCGGCAACATCCATTTATCGAGGTTCTGTTCTCGGACATTGCAGAAAGCGGCGAGGCTTTAGATCTAAGTCAGCTCGTGCGAGAGGTTTTGCCGCCAGCATTTCATAGGCTGGCTTGA
- a CDS encoding IS5 family transposase (programmed frameshift): MRYELKDYEWFAIKPILPNKSRGVPRVNDRRVLNGIFWVLRSGAPWRDLPESFGPYTTCYNRFVRWRRAGVWAKLMSALAGAHDSAVQMIDTSIVRVHQHGACINRNQRQSMVRSRGGLTSKIHAVVDSNGLPIRLALRPGEAHDVRLAGKLLSRLKSGSMLLADRGYDADWIRELAMKKGAWANIPPKSNRSDPICFSPYLYRARNLVERFFNRIKQCRRVATRYDRLAGNYLAFVQLAFIRLSLAARYESAP; encoded by the exons ATGCGCTACGAACTCAAGGACTATGAGTGGTTTGCCATTAAGCCGATACTGCCCAATAAGTCGCGCGGCGTGCCACGGGTGAATGACCGTCGTGTCCTCAATGGCATCTTCTGGGTCTTGCGATCCGGGGCACCGTGGCGCGACCTGCCGGAAAGCTTCGGTCCGTACACGACCTGCTACAATCGGTTCGTTCGCTGGCGACGGGCGGGCGTGTGGGCCAAGCTCATGAGCGCACTGGCCGGTGCCCATGATTCTGCCGTGCAGATGATCGATACGTCCATTGTTCGAGTCCATCAACATGGGGCCTGTATCA ACAGGAACCAGCGCCAATCGATGGTAAGGTCACGCGGCGGTCTGACGAGCAAGATCCACGCGGTAGTCGATAGCAATGGTTTACCGATACGGCTCGCGTTGCGCCCCGGCGAGGCGCACGATGTTCGACTTGCCGGAAAACTGCTGTCTCGTCTCAAATCCGGATCAATGCTGCTTGCCGACCGTGGCTATGACGCCGACTGGATCAGGGAGCTTGCCATGAAGAAGGGCGCGTGGGCCAACATCCCGCCGAAAAGCAATCGCAGCGATCCGATCTGCTTTAGCCCCTACCTCTATCGCGCTCGCAACCTCGTCGAACGGTTCTTCAACAGGATCAAGCAGTGCCGTCGGGTGGCGACGCGCTACGACAGGCTTGCAGGAAATTACCTTGCCTTCGTCCAACTCGCATTTATCCGCCTATCGCTGGCCGCGCGTTATGAGTCCGCGCCCTAG
- a CDS encoding response regulator transcription factor yields the protein MVYIVDDDRFFQTAIRRRLQLSGYEVQIYSSAEQFIDQQPDDSRLGCLVVDAKIPRLGGPKLQARLHEAGSTLPVVFVSYYNDINTVVQTVKAGAEDFLLKPVTSNVLIAAIERAIARHDVSRKLQSELNLLRAHVATLTPRERQVFGLLVQGKPNKQIAYALGPTERTIKAHRHMVMEKMNVRSVAELVLIANRLGHSAV from the coding sequence GTGGTCTACATCGTCGACGACGACCGTTTTTTCCAAACCGCTATCCGGCGGCGACTACAGCTATCCGGATATGAGGTGCAGATATATTCGTCCGCCGAACAGTTCATTGATCAGCAACCTGACGATAGCCGACTTGGCTGTCTTGTCGTCGATGCCAAGATACCCAGACTTGGCGGCCCGAAGCTACAAGCCCGTCTGCACGAAGCCGGTTCGACGCTCCCAGTTGTGTTTGTTTCCTACTACAACGATATCAACACGGTCGTGCAGACGGTGAAGGCCGGCGCGGAAGATTTTCTGCTGAAGCCGGTGACATCTAACGTACTGATCGCGGCAATCGAACGCGCGATAGCTCGGCATGATGTTTCAAGAAAGCTCCAGAGCGAGCTGAACCTCCTGCGCGCTCATGTTGCTACGTTGACCCCGCGTGAACGGCAGGTCTTCGGACTTCTGGTTCAAGGCAAGCCCAACAAGCAGATTGCGTATGCATTGGGCCCGACTGAACGGACGATCAAGGCGCACCGACACATGGTCATGGAGAAAATGAACGTACGATCAGTGGCCGAACTGGTCCTGATCGCTAACCGGCTGGGTCATTCGGCGGTATGA
- a CDS encoding signal transduction histidine kinase, translated as MSLTQFRVDDCPHTMDGLRLLAQDANQQIEAFMSRKVMDIWAESVEHRGGRQSLFRDQYNALGRLNLAALQRIVSAKYQRGPAFNRQHPFVEILFSDITESREALNLSQLVREALPPAFHRLA; from the coding sequence ATGTCACTTACACAGTTTCGGGTCGATGACTGTCCACATACCATGGACGGGTTGCGGCTTCTTGCTCAGGATGCAAATCAACAGATCGAGGCGTTCATGAGCCGGAAAGTGATGGACATTTGGGCGGAGTCTGTGGAGCATCGTGGAGGACGACAAAGTCTATTTCGCGATCAATACAACGCCCTTGGTAGACTGAACCTTGCCGCCCTTCAGCGGATTGTGAGCGCGAAATATCAGCGAGGCCCTGCATTCAACCGCCAACATCCCTTTGTCGAGATACTATTCTCTGACATTACGGAAAGCCGCGAGGCTCTAAATCTGAGTCAACTCGTGCGAGAAGCGTTGCCGCCAGCATTTCATAGGCTGGCCTGA
- a CDS encoding IS110 family transposase, whose product MSEVIIIGLDIAKHVFHAHGADGKGRAIFSKRISRGKLLDFFAAQPSCTVALEACGGAHHWARQLTQLGHEVRLIPPAYVKPFVKRQKNDAIDAEAICEAAQRPSMRFVAVKSEQQQAAGLVFRTRDLLVRQRTQLINAIRGHLTEYGWVAPKGPSHVTMLTDLIEEEEMASSLPKAAHAMFRLMLDLLTDLNGKVADLDQEIARRAREDEVSRRLMTVPGIGPISATAIAALAPPIETFAKGRDFAAWLGLTPLQRSTGGKQKLGATSKMGERTLRRLLIIGSSAVVQQASKRGAPRGSWLEQMLARKPRMLVTVALANKMARIVWALLVKQENYRAPVAAMA is encoded by the coding sequence GTGTCAGAGGTTATCATAATCGGTCTGGATATCGCCAAGCATGTTTTCCACGCTCATGGAGCAGACGGGAAAGGGCGAGCAATATTCAGCAAACGGATCAGCCGAGGAAAGCTGCTGGATTTCTTCGCAGCTCAGCCGAGTTGCACGGTAGCTCTGGAGGCATGTGGCGGAGCGCATCACTGGGCCCGTCAACTGACCCAGCTTGGCCATGAAGTTCGGCTGATCCCTCCCGCCTACGTAAAGCCGTTTGTGAAGCGGCAAAAGAATGACGCGATCGATGCCGAGGCGATCTGCGAAGCAGCGCAGCGGCCGAGCATGCGGTTCGTGGCCGTGAAGAGCGAACAGCAACAGGCGGCGGGTCTGGTGTTTCGGACCCGTGACCTGTTAGTGCGGCAGCGAACGCAGCTCATCAACGCGATCCGGGGACACCTCACTGAATATGGATGGGTCGCACCTAAGGGGCCGTCGCACGTGACGATGCTTACCGACCTGATCGAGGAAGAAGAGATGGCCAGCTCGCTCCCCAAAGCGGCCCACGCCATGTTCCGATTGATGTTGGACCTGCTGACCGACCTCAATGGCAAGGTCGCGGACCTCGACCAGGAAATCGCGCGACGTGCTCGCGAGGACGAAGTATCGCGCAGGCTGATGACCGTTCCTGGCATCGGCCCGATCTCCGCCACAGCGATCGCCGCCCTAGCGCCGCCGATCGAGACCTTCGCCAAGGGCCGCGACTTTGCCGCCTGGCTGGGGCTTACGCCTCTTCAACGATCGACGGGTGGCAAACAGAAGCTTGGCGCGACGTCCAAAATGGGCGAACGCACGCTCAGGCGCCTCCTCATCATCGGCAGCAGCGCCGTCGTGCAGCAGGCGAGCAAACGGGGCGCGCCAAGAGGTTCGTGGCTCGAGCAGATGCTGGCACGCAAACCGCGCATGCTGGTAACCGTGGCGCTCGCGAACAAGATGGCGCGGATCGTCTGGGCGCTGCTTGTAAAGCAGGAAAACTACAGAGCTCCGGTCGCGGCCATGGCGTGA
- a CDS encoding IS5 family transposase: MRYELTDDEWAAIKAMLPSKPRGVPRVNDRRVLNGIFWVLRSGAPWRDLPRNFGPYTTCYNRFVRWRRAGVWAKIMNALAAAHDAAVQMIDTSIVRVHQHGACINRSNRQSIGRSRGGLTSKIHALVDTNGLPVRLALSAGEAHDNRLAGKLMSNLQPGSMLLADRGYDADWIRELAVKRGAWANIPPKSNRTSPICFSPYLYRARNRVERFFNSFKQCRRVATRYDKLAANYLAFVQLASIRLWLRVNESTP, encoded by the coding sequence ATGCGCTACGAACTCACTGACGACGAGTGGGCAGCCATCAAGGCAATGCTGCCGAGCAAGCCGCGCGGCGTGCCACGAGTGAATGACCGACGAGTTCTTAATGGAATCTTCTGGGTCTTGCGATCCGGAGCACCATGGCGCGACCTGCCACGCAACTTCGGTCCTTATACGACCTGCTACAATCGATTCGTTCGCTGGCGAAGAGCTGGTGTATGGGCCAAGATCATGAACGCATTGGCAGCCGCACATGACGCTGCTGTGCAGATGATTGACACCTCGATTGTCCGCGTGCATCAGCACGGCGCCTGCATCAACCGGAGCAACAGACAGTCGATTGGACGGTCTCGAGGTGGGTTGACCAGCAAGATTCATGCGCTCGTGGACACCAATGGCCTGCCAGTACGCTTGGCGCTGTCAGCAGGTGAGGCCCACGACAATCGGCTTGCCGGAAAGCTCATGTCTAACCTACAGCCCGGATCAATGCTGCTTGCTGACCGCGGCTACGACGCCGATTGGATTAGAGAGCTTGCCGTGAAGAGGGGCGCATGGGCCAACATCCCTCCCAAAAGCAATCGCACCAGCCCAATTTGCTTCAGTCCTTATCTCTACCGCGCCCGCAACCGGGTCGAACGATTCTTCAACAGCTTCAAGCAATGTCGCAGGGTCGCCACGCGCTACGACAAGCTTGCCGCCAACTACCTGGCCTTCGTCCAACTCGCGTCAATCCGGCTATGGCTGCGCGTTAATGAGTCCACGCCCTAG